From one Salvelinus alpinus chromosome 14, SLU_Salpinus.1, whole genome shotgun sequence genomic stretch:
- the LOC139538622 gene encoding immunoglobulin-like domain-containing receptor 2 isoform X5 has translation MNWLLGRWIIFCITEADLRIGKLQWGDSGVYFCKIVIADDLEGKNEGQVEVLVLEWTFVGSVVLGSILFLLLMGICWCQCCPHSCCCYLRCCCCPDTCCCPRQLYEAGKMAKNSQPPQIAVYPPYYIPGVPTMVPFAPPSLADPKMLSFPSVEKNLAGVRSGYRLQPSHSQDSMKVLYYVEKELGQFPSAKMAPPQSSSISELSSLHEGGDTDFRQTYRTVQMKALPPIADLDDQSELMAATVHNSRRPRHYRGNDTDDEQNSRWNPRSVHLERKTLGNRGRTGSLDELEEFSMSYGPRAWRGEPRDQDTDYDLALRGREHYPPYWEHTPPHRFHGDRENNWHSRRSPPPSPQKMRRDTWDGDRDRPSRPHQHTHGERGYDYAFLNDLLEHKVRGRAGERGERGKWRADEDSDTPSKGSSKGKGSDGFYRQSSSNRLEEEDSLPPYSEQKVERYQTINPTAERYRTVEPPSERYRTTDPSKQPFSYTRPPKGLAHAVQGNREDRDMNRNMTPALSRDSLIV, from the exons ATGAACTGGCTGTTAGGTCGATGGATTATTTTTTGCATAACag AGGCGGACCTGCGGATCGGGAAGCTGCAGTGGGGCGACAGCGGAGTGTACTTCTGTAAGATCGTCATCGCCGACGACCTGGAGGGGAAGAACGAGGGCCAGGTGGAGGTACTGGTGCTGG AGTGGACGTTTGTGGGATCTGTAGTCCTGGGCAGTATCTTGTTCCTTTTGTTGATGGGGATCTGCTGGTGTCAGTGCTGCCCTCACTCCTGCTGCTGCTAcctccgctgctgctgctgccccgACACCTGCTGCTGCCCACGTCAGC TCTATGAGGCGGGGAAGATGGCAAAGAATAGCCAGCCCCCCCAGATTGCTGTGTACCCCCCCTACTATATCCCTGGGGTCCCCACCATGGTCCCCTTTGCCCCTCCGTCCCTCGCGGACCCTAAGATGCTCTCCTTCCCCTCAGTGGAGAAGAACCTAGCTGGGG TACGCAGTGGCTATCGTCTCCAGCCCAGTCACAGTCAGGACTCTATGAAGGTTCTGTACTACGTGGAGAAGGAGCTGGGACAGTTTCCCTCTGCCAAGATGGCTCCTCCACAAT CCAGTAGCATATCAGAGCTCAGCTCTCTGCATGAGGGAGGGGACACGGATTTCCGGCAAACCTATCGCACAGTCCAGATGAAAGCTCTCCCTCCCATCGCCGACCTAGATGACCAATCAGAACTCATGGCAGCTACCGTGCACAACAGTCGTCGACCCAGGCATTACCGTGGCAACGACACGGATGACGAACAAAACAGCAG GTGGAACCCTCGCTCTGTGCACCTGGAGAGGAAGACATTGGGCAACAGGGGGCGTACCGGCTCTCTGGATGAGTTGGAGGAGTTTTCTATGTCCTACGGCCCCCGTGCCTGGAGGGGCGAGCCCCGAGACCAGGACACGGACTATGACCTGGCGCTACGGGGGCGAGAGCACTACCCTCCCTACTGGGAACACACACCCCCTCACCGTTTTCATGGAGACCGGGAAAACAACTGGCACTCCCGCCGCAGCCCCCCTCCCTCGCCGCAGAAGATGAGGAGGGACACGTGGGATGGCGATCGCGATCGCCCCTCTCGCCCCCACCAGCACACCCATGGGGAGAGGGGTTACGATTACGCTTTCCTCAATGACCTATTGGAGCATAAGGTGagggggagggcgggggagaggggcgagagaggaaAGTGGCGGGCTGACGAGGATAGTGACACTCCCTCCAAGGGCAGTTCGAAGGGCAAGGGCAGTGATGGTTTCTACAGACAGTCGTCTAGCAACCGGCTCGAGGAGGAGGACTCTTTGCCTCCGTACTCAGAGCAGAAGGTGGAAAGGTATCAGACGATCAACCCAACCGCTGAACGTTACCGCACAGTCGAACCGCCCTCAGAACGGTACCGGACCACTGACCCATCCAAGCAACCGTTCTCCTACACCCGTCCCCCTAAAGGACTAGCACACGCCGTACAGGGGAACCGAGAGGATAGGGACATGAACCGAAATATG ACCCCTGCTCTGAGCAGAGACTCTCTCATAGTTTGA
- the LOC139538622 gene encoding immunoglobulin-like domain-containing receptor 2 isoform X2, whose protein sequence is MNWLLGRWIIFCITVCVCAGVQVTVREKRRFAMLFQSVVLECQYHTPSSQTPVVQWWYKSYCRDRTRDSFTFPESFGVQGSELGAAAHLECSDSSRTVRIVASGQGPSMTLAEHYKGRDIAIINKADLRIGKLQWGDSGVYFCKIVIADDLEGKNEGQVEVLVLEWTFVGSVVLGSILFLLLMGICWCQCCPHSCCCYLRCCCCPDTCCCPRQLYEAGKMAKNSQPPQIAVYPPYYIPGVPTMVPFAPPSLADPKMLSFPSVEKNLAGVRSGYRLQPSHSQDSMKVLYYVEKELGQFPSAKMAPPQSSSISELSSLHEGGDTDFRQTYRTVQMKALPPIADLDDQSELMAATVHNSRRPRHYRGNDTDDEQNSRWNPRSVHLERKTLGNRGRTGSLDELEEFSMSYGPRAWRGEPRDQDTDYDLALRGREHYPPYWEHTPPHRFHGDRENNWHSRRSPPPSPQKMRRDTWDGDRDRPSRPHQHTHGERGYDYAFLNDLLEHKVRGRAGERGERGKWRADEDSDTPSKGSSKGKGSDGFYRQSSSNRLEEEDSLPPYSEQKVERYQTINPTAERYRTVEPPSERYRTTDPSKQPFSYTRPPKGLAHAVQGNREDRDMNRNMTPALSRDSLIV, encoded by the exons ATGAACTGGCTGTTAGGTCGATGGATTATTTTTTGCATAACag tctgtgtgtgtgcgggggTGCAGGTGACAGTTCGGGAGAAGAGGCGTTTCGCCATGCTCTTCCAGTCGGTGGTACTCGAGTGCCAGTACCACACGCCTTCCTCCCAGACCCCTGTGGTGCAATGGTGGTACAAATCCTACTGCCGCGACCGCACACGAGACTCCTTCACTTTTCCCGAGAGCTTTGGGGTCCAGGGGTCCGAGTTGGGCGCCGCAGCCCACCTGGAGTGCTCCGACAGCAGCCGCACCGTCCGCATCGTAGCGTCCGGCCAGGGACCCTCCATGACGCTGGCTGAGCACTACAAGGGCCGAGACATCGCCATCATCAACA AGGCGGACCTGCGGATCGGGAAGCTGCAGTGGGGCGACAGCGGAGTGTACTTCTGTAAGATCGTCATCGCCGACGACCTGGAGGGGAAGAACGAGGGCCAGGTGGAGGTACTGGTGCTGG AGTGGACGTTTGTGGGATCTGTAGTCCTGGGCAGTATCTTGTTCCTTTTGTTGATGGGGATCTGCTGGTGTCAGTGCTGCCCTCACTCCTGCTGCTGCTAcctccgctgctgctgctgccccgACACCTGCTGCTGCCCACGTCAGC TCTATGAGGCGGGGAAGATGGCAAAGAATAGCCAGCCCCCCCAGATTGCTGTGTACCCCCCCTACTATATCCCTGGGGTCCCCACCATGGTCCCCTTTGCCCCTCCGTCCCTCGCGGACCCTAAGATGCTCTCCTTCCCCTCAGTGGAGAAGAACCTAGCTGGGG TACGCAGTGGCTATCGTCTCCAGCCCAGTCACAGTCAGGACTCTATGAAGGTTCTGTACTACGTGGAGAAGGAGCTGGGACAGTTTCCCTCTGCCAAGATGGCTCCTCCACAAT CCAGTAGCATATCAGAGCTCAGCTCTCTGCATGAGGGAGGGGACACGGATTTCCGGCAAACCTATCGCACAGTCCAGATGAAAGCTCTCCCTCCCATCGCCGACCTAGATGACCAATCAGAACTCATGGCAGCTACCGTGCACAACAGTCGTCGACCCAGGCATTACCGTGGCAACGACACGGATGACGAACAAAACAGCAG GTGGAACCCTCGCTCTGTGCACCTGGAGAGGAAGACATTGGGCAACAGGGGGCGTACCGGCTCTCTGGATGAGTTGGAGGAGTTTTCTATGTCCTACGGCCCCCGTGCCTGGAGGGGCGAGCCCCGAGACCAGGACACGGACTATGACCTGGCGCTACGGGGGCGAGAGCACTACCCTCCCTACTGGGAACACACACCCCCTCACCGTTTTCATGGAGACCGGGAAAACAACTGGCACTCCCGCCGCAGCCCCCCTCCCTCGCCGCAGAAGATGAGGAGGGACACGTGGGATGGCGATCGCGATCGCCCCTCTCGCCCCCACCAGCACACCCATGGGGAGAGGGGTTACGATTACGCTTTCCTCAATGACCTATTGGAGCATAAGGTGagggggagggcgggggagaggggcgagagaggaaAGTGGCGGGCTGACGAGGATAGTGACACTCCCTCCAAGGGCAGTTCGAAGGGCAAGGGCAGTGATGGTTTCTACAGACAGTCGTCTAGCAACCGGCTCGAGGAGGAGGACTCTTTGCCTCCGTACTCAGAGCAGAAGGTGGAAAGGTATCAGACGATCAACCCAACCGCTGAACGTTACCGCACAGTCGAACCGCCCTCAGAACGGTACCGGACCACTGACCCATCCAAGCAACCGTTCTCCTACACCCGTCCCCCTAAAGGACTAGCACACGCCGTACAGGGGAACCGAGAGGATAGGGACATGAACCGAAATATG ACCCCTGCTCTGAGCAGAGACTCTCTCATAGTTTGA
- the LOC139538622 gene encoding immunoglobulin-like domain-containing receptor 2 isoform X1: protein MNWLLGRWIIFCITVCVCAGVQVTVREKRRFAMLFQSVVLECQYHTPSSQTPVVQWWYKSYCRDRTRDSFTFPESFGVQGSELGAAAHLECSDSSRTVRIVASGQGPSMTLAEHYKGRDIAIINKADLRIGKLQWGDSGVYFCKIVIADDLEGKNEGQVEVLVLGRTGVLDDLLPEFDVEIMPEWTFVGSVVLGSILFLLLMGICWCQCCPHSCCCYLRCCCCPDTCCCPRQLYEAGKMAKNSQPPQIAVYPPYYIPGVPTMVPFAPPSLADPKMLSFPSVEKNLAGVRSGYRLQPSHSQDSMKVLYYVEKELGQFPSAKMAPPQSSSISELSSLHEGGDTDFRQTYRTVQMKALPPIADLDDQSELMAATVHNSRRPRHYRGNDTDDEQNSRWNPRSVHLERKTLGNRGRTGSLDELEEFSMSYGPRAWRGEPRDQDTDYDLALRGREHYPPYWEHTPPHRFHGDRENNWHSRRSPPPSPQKMRRDTWDGDRDRPSRPHQHTHGERGYDYAFLNDLLEHKVRGRAGERGERGKWRADEDSDTPSKGSSKGKGSDGFYRQSSSNRLEEEDSLPPYSEQKVERYQTINPTAERYRTVEPPSERYRTTDPSKQPFSYTRPPKGLAHAVQGNREDRDMNRNMTPALSRDSLIV, encoded by the exons ATGAACTGGCTGTTAGGTCGATGGATTATTTTTTGCATAACag tctgtgtgtgtgcgggggTGCAGGTGACAGTTCGGGAGAAGAGGCGTTTCGCCATGCTCTTCCAGTCGGTGGTACTCGAGTGCCAGTACCACACGCCTTCCTCCCAGACCCCTGTGGTGCAATGGTGGTACAAATCCTACTGCCGCGACCGCACACGAGACTCCTTCACTTTTCCCGAGAGCTTTGGGGTCCAGGGGTCCGAGTTGGGCGCCGCAGCCCACCTGGAGTGCTCCGACAGCAGCCGCACCGTCCGCATCGTAGCGTCCGGCCAGGGACCCTCCATGACGCTGGCTGAGCACTACAAGGGCCGAGACATCGCCATCATCAACA AGGCGGACCTGCGGATCGGGAAGCTGCAGTGGGGCGACAGCGGAGTGTACTTCTGTAAGATCGTCATCGCCGACGACCTGGAGGGGAAGAACGAGGGCCAGGTGGAGGTACTGGTGCTGG gtAGGACAGGTGTGCTGGACGATCTCCTGCCAGAGTTTGATGTGGAGATTATGCCAG AGTGGACGTTTGTGGGATCTGTAGTCCTGGGCAGTATCTTGTTCCTTTTGTTGATGGGGATCTGCTGGTGTCAGTGCTGCCCTCACTCCTGCTGCTGCTAcctccgctgctgctgctgccccgACACCTGCTGCTGCCCACGTCAGC TCTATGAGGCGGGGAAGATGGCAAAGAATAGCCAGCCCCCCCAGATTGCTGTGTACCCCCCCTACTATATCCCTGGGGTCCCCACCATGGTCCCCTTTGCCCCTCCGTCCCTCGCGGACCCTAAGATGCTCTCCTTCCCCTCAGTGGAGAAGAACCTAGCTGGGG TACGCAGTGGCTATCGTCTCCAGCCCAGTCACAGTCAGGACTCTATGAAGGTTCTGTACTACGTGGAGAAGGAGCTGGGACAGTTTCCCTCTGCCAAGATGGCTCCTCCACAAT CCAGTAGCATATCAGAGCTCAGCTCTCTGCATGAGGGAGGGGACACGGATTTCCGGCAAACCTATCGCACAGTCCAGATGAAAGCTCTCCCTCCCATCGCCGACCTAGATGACCAATCAGAACTCATGGCAGCTACCGTGCACAACAGTCGTCGACCCAGGCATTACCGTGGCAACGACACGGATGACGAACAAAACAGCAG GTGGAACCCTCGCTCTGTGCACCTGGAGAGGAAGACATTGGGCAACAGGGGGCGTACCGGCTCTCTGGATGAGTTGGAGGAGTTTTCTATGTCCTACGGCCCCCGTGCCTGGAGGGGCGAGCCCCGAGACCAGGACACGGACTATGACCTGGCGCTACGGGGGCGAGAGCACTACCCTCCCTACTGGGAACACACACCCCCTCACCGTTTTCATGGAGACCGGGAAAACAACTGGCACTCCCGCCGCAGCCCCCCTCCCTCGCCGCAGAAGATGAGGAGGGACACGTGGGATGGCGATCGCGATCGCCCCTCTCGCCCCCACCAGCACACCCATGGGGAGAGGGGTTACGATTACGCTTTCCTCAATGACCTATTGGAGCATAAGGTGagggggagggcgggggagaggggcgagagaggaaAGTGGCGGGCTGACGAGGATAGTGACACTCCCTCCAAGGGCAGTTCGAAGGGCAAGGGCAGTGATGGTTTCTACAGACAGTCGTCTAGCAACCGGCTCGAGGAGGAGGACTCTTTGCCTCCGTACTCAGAGCAGAAGGTGGAAAGGTATCAGACGATCAACCCAACCGCTGAACGTTACCGCACAGTCGAACCGCCCTCAGAACGGTACCGGACCACTGACCCATCCAAGCAACCGTTCTCCTACACCCGTCCCCCTAAAGGACTAGCACACGCCGTACAGGGGAACCGAGAGGATAGGGACATGAACCGAAATATG ACCCCTGCTCTGAGCAGAGACTCTCTCATAGTTTGA
- the LOC139538622 gene encoding immunoglobulin-like domain-containing receptor 2 isoform X4 — MNWLLGRWIIFCITEADLRIGKLQWGDSGVYFCKIVIADDLEGKNEGQVEVLVLGRTGVLDDLLPEFDVEIMPEWTFVGSVVLGSILFLLLMGICWCQCCPHSCCCYLRCCCCPDTCCCPRQLYEAGKMAKNSQPPQIAVYPPYYIPGVPTMVPFAPPSLADPKMLSFPSVEKNLAGVRSGYRLQPSHSQDSMKVLYYVEKELGQFPSAKMAPPQSSSISELSSLHEGGDTDFRQTYRTVQMKALPPIADLDDQSELMAATVHNSRRPRHYRGNDTDDEQNSRWNPRSVHLERKTLGNRGRTGSLDELEEFSMSYGPRAWRGEPRDQDTDYDLALRGREHYPPYWEHTPPHRFHGDRENNWHSRRSPPPSPQKMRRDTWDGDRDRPSRPHQHTHGERGYDYAFLNDLLEHKVRGRAGERGERGKWRADEDSDTPSKGSSKGKGSDGFYRQSSSNRLEEEDSLPPYSEQKVERYQTINPTAERYRTVEPPSERYRTTDPSKQPFSYTRPPKGLAHAVQGNREDRDMNRNMTPALSRDSLIV, encoded by the exons ATGAACTGGCTGTTAGGTCGATGGATTATTTTTTGCATAACag AGGCGGACCTGCGGATCGGGAAGCTGCAGTGGGGCGACAGCGGAGTGTACTTCTGTAAGATCGTCATCGCCGACGACCTGGAGGGGAAGAACGAGGGCCAGGTGGAGGTACTGGTGCTGG gtAGGACAGGTGTGCTGGACGATCTCCTGCCAGAGTTTGATGTGGAGATTATGCCAG AGTGGACGTTTGTGGGATCTGTAGTCCTGGGCAGTATCTTGTTCCTTTTGTTGATGGGGATCTGCTGGTGTCAGTGCTGCCCTCACTCCTGCTGCTGCTAcctccgctgctgctgctgccccgACACCTGCTGCTGCCCACGTCAGC TCTATGAGGCGGGGAAGATGGCAAAGAATAGCCAGCCCCCCCAGATTGCTGTGTACCCCCCCTACTATATCCCTGGGGTCCCCACCATGGTCCCCTTTGCCCCTCCGTCCCTCGCGGACCCTAAGATGCTCTCCTTCCCCTCAGTGGAGAAGAACCTAGCTGGGG TACGCAGTGGCTATCGTCTCCAGCCCAGTCACAGTCAGGACTCTATGAAGGTTCTGTACTACGTGGAGAAGGAGCTGGGACAGTTTCCCTCTGCCAAGATGGCTCCTCCACAAT CCAGTAGCATATCAGAGCTCAGCTCTCTGCATGAGGGAGGGGACACGGATTTCCGGCAAACCTATCGCACAGTCCAGATGAAAGCTCTCCCTCCCATCGCCGACCTAGATGACCAATCAGAACTCATGGCAGCTACCGTGCACAACAGTCGTCGACCCAGGCATTACCGTGGCAACGACACGGATGACGAACAAAACAGCAG GTGGAACCCTCGCTCTGTGCACCTGGAGAGGAAGACATTGGGCAACAGGGGGCGTACCGGCTCTCTGGATGAGTTGGAGGAGTTTTCTATGTCCTACGGCCCCCGTGCCTGGAGGGGCGAGCCCCGAGACCAGGACACGGACTATGACCTGGCGCTACGGGGGCGAGAGCACTACCCTCCCTACTGGGAACACACACCCCCTCACCGTTTTCATGGAGACCGGGAAAACAACTGGCACTCCCGCCGCAGCCCCCCTCCCTCGCCGCAGAAGATGAGGAGGGACACGTGGGATGGCGATCGCGATCGCCCCTCTCGCCCCCACCAGCACACCCATGGGGAGAGGGGTTACGATTACGCTTTCCTCAATGACCTATTGGAGCATAAGGTGagggggagggcgggggagaggggcgagagaggaaAGTGGCGGGCTGACGAGGATAGTGACACTCCCTCCAAGGGCAGTTCGAAGGGCAAGGGCAGTGATGGTTTCTACAGACAGTCGTCTAGCAACCGGCTCGAGGAGGAGGACTCTTTGCCTCCGTACTCAGAGCAGAAGGTGGAAAGGTATCAGACGATCAACCCAACCGCTGAACGTTACCGCACAGTCGAACCGCCCTCAGAACGGTACCGGACCACTGACCCATCCAAGCAACCGTTCTCCTACACCCGTCCCCCTAAAGGACTAGCACACGCCGTACAGGGGAACCGAGAGGATAGGGACATGAACCGAAATATG ACCCCTGCTCTGAGCAGAGACTCTCTCATAGTTTGA
- the LOC139538622 gene encoding immunoglobulin-like domain-containing receptor 2 isoform X3 has product MNWLLGRWIIFCITVCVCAGVQVTVREKRRFAMLFQSVVLECQYHTPSSQTPVVQWWYKSYCRDRTRDSFTFPESFGVQGSELGAAAHLECSDSSRTVRIVASGQGPSMTLAEHYKGRDIAIINKADLRIGKLQWGDSGVYFCKIVIADDLEGKNEGQVEVLVLGRTGVLDDLLPEFDVEIMPEWTFVGSVVLGSILFLLLMGICWCQCCPHSCCCYLRCCCCPDTCCCPRQLYEAGKMAKNSQPPQIAVYPPYYIPGVPTMVPFAPPSLADPKMLSFPSVEKNLAGASSISELSSLHEGGDTDFRQTYRTVQMKALPPIADLDDQSELMAATVHNSRRPRHYRGNDTDDEQNSRWNPRSVHLERKTLGNRGRTGSLDELEEFSMSYGPRAWRGEPRDQDTDYDLALRGREHYPPYWEHTPPHRFHGDRENNWHSRRSPPPSPQKMRRDTWDGDRDRPSRPHQHTHGERGYDYAFLNDLLEHKVRGRAGERGERGKWRADEDSDTPSKGSSKGKGSDGFYRQSSSNRLEEEDSLPPYSEQKVERYQTINPTAERYRTVEPPSERYRTTDPSKQPFSYTRPPKGLAHAVQGNREDRDMNRNMTPALSRDSLIV; this is encoded by the exons ATGAACTGGCTGTTAGGTCGATGGATTATTTTTTGCATAACag tctgtgtgtgtgcgggggTGCAGGTGACAGTTCGGGAGAAGAGGCGTTTCGCCATGCTCTTCCAGTCGGTGGTACTCGAGTGCCAGTACCACACGCCTTCCTCCCAGACCCCTGTGGTGCAATGGTGGTACAAATCCTACTGCCGCGACCGCACACGAGACTCCTTCACTTTTCCCGAGAGCTTTGGGGTCCAGGGGTCCGAGTTGGGCGCCGCAGCCCACCTGGAGTGCTCCGACAGCAGCCGCACCGTCCGCATCGTAGCGTCCGGCCAGGGACCCTCCATGACGCTGGCTGAGCACTACAAGGGCCGAGACATCGCCATCATCAACA AGGCGGACCTGCGGATCGGGAAGCTGCAGTGGGGCGACAGCGGAGTGTACTTCTGTAAGATCGTCATCGCCGACGACCTGGAGGGGAAGAACGAGGGCCAGGTGGAGGTACTGGTGCTGG gtAGGACAGGTGTGCTGGACGATCTCCTGCCAGAGTTTGATGTGGAGATTATGCCAG AGTGGACGTTTGTGGGATCTGTAGTCCTGGGCAGTATCTTGTTCCTTTTGTTGATGGGGATCTGCTGGTGTCAGTGCTGCCCTCACTCCTGCTGCTGCTAcctccgctgctgctgctgccccgACACCTGCTGCTGCCCACGTCAGC TCTATGAGGCGGGGAAGATGGCAAAGAATAGCCAGCCCCCCCAGATTGCTGTGTACCCCCCCTACTATATCCCTGGGGTCCCCACCATGGTCCCCTTTGCCCCTCCGTCCCTCGCGGACCCTAAGATGCTCTCCTTCCCCTCAGTGGAGAAGAACCTAGCTGGGG CCAGTAGCATATCAGAGCTCAGCTCTCTGCATGAGGGAGGGGACACGGATTTCCGGCAAACCTATCGCACAGTCCAGATGAAAGCTCTCCCTCCCATCGCCGACCTAGATGACCAATCAGAACTCATGGCAGCTACCGTGCACAACAGTCGTCGACCCAGGCATTACCGTGGCAACGACACGGATGACGAACAAAACAGCAG GTGGAACCCTCGCTCTGTGCACCTGGAGAGGAAGACATTGGGCAACAGGGGGCGTACCGGCTCTCTGGATGAGTTGGAGGAGTTTTCTATGTCCTACGGCCCCCGTGCCTGGAGGGGCGAGCCCCGAGACCAGGACACGGACTATGACCTGGCGCTACGGGGGCGAGAGCACTACCCTCCCTACTGGGAACACACACCCCCTCACCGTTTTCATGGAGACCGGGAAAACAACTGGCACTCCCGCCGCAGCCCCCCTCCCTCGCCGCAGAAGATGAGGAGGGACACGTGGGATGGCGATCGCGATCGCCCCTCTCGCCCCCACCAGCACACCCATGGGGAGAGGGGTTACGATTACGCTTTCCTCAATGACCTATTGGAGCATAAGGTGagggggagggcgggggagaggggcgagagaggaaAGTGGCGGGCTGACGAGGATAGTGACACTCCCTCCAAGGGCAGTTCGAAGGGCAAGGGCAGTGATGGTTTCTACAGACAGTCGTCTAGCAACCGGCTCGAGGAGGAGGACTCTTTGCCTCCGTACTCAGAGCAGAAGGTGGAAAGGTATCAGACGATCAACCCAACCGCTGAACGTTACCGCACAGTCGAACCGCCCTCAGAACGGTACCGGACCACTGACCCATCCAAGCAACCGTTCTCCTACACCCGTCCCCCTAAAGGACTAGCACACGCCGTACAGGGGAACCGAGAGGATAGGGACATGAACCGAAATATG ACCCCTGCTCTGAGCAGAGACTCTCTCATAGTTTGA